The DNA window GAATGGCTCAGACACTGCTAGTACTGAAGCCATGACAGCACAAGTCCAGCTCGTACCACAAAGCTGTGTACTGGCTCCATGTACAGCCAGGCTTTTCATGGGCAACGTGTACAGAAAACACTCAGGTCAGAGACTTGCATCTGTTGCTGTGCTGAACAGACTCTGGATACCGGAAGATTGTTCCTGTGCCAGCTGTTTGATACAGATTCTTCACTTTTGTGACTAAAGGCTTTGTAATAAGCTTTGTGTGTCTTTCTTTGGATGCTCAGTGTCTTCACATGGAGGCAAGTGTCTGATTTGAAAAACTGGAAACTGCATGTTTAGATACAAGTGCTGCTTAAATCTGAAGTGTGTGCAAGATATTTAATTCTAAATTTTGGTTTGGTCTATTTCTACTGCAATAAACGAGACACAAATAATGGCAAGCTGGAGTTCATTAGTTCACAAAATGGACTTGAGAGTGTTGACAAATGTATTTGCAATGTCCCAGCATGATTGTAACGTTTCTCTATTTGCAGGGTTTCTATACTGCAGCCTCACCTAATCCAAAGCACAGCATGACTCCTTCCTTAGGACTAGTCTCTTCtatcatctctctctctctcttcttaaATCCCTTCAACCAACCATCACTAAAATAGCATATAGGTTTTATTACTAAAAGTTTTATAATGGTGGCCTTGCTTATCTTCCCTACCTTCTGTCACTGACATAGCTGGATCAACAATTGTCAGGTATTTGTCCAGAAATATAGTTTGAGCCATTGTGGACTTTGTGATTTTTGTAACTTCTCTGTGCAACCTTAACGATCTCAGGAGAagcttaataaaataaaacaacaacaataaaatctACAAAAGCAACCAGACAACAAAACCCATAACCAGTCAAACAAGCCATGGGAACAATCCCAATACCACAAGTTTAAAAGTCAATTTAAAGCTGACTGTGGCATTTAAAAGATATTAAATGCATGTGGCTTGTGGTATTCTTCTTTATTAGCTAGGTAAATTGAAGGTAgtaattttgctttatttcagccGCAGAATTCAACAGAGCTAACCTACACTGTAATAGTTGCTGTGTGCCATTTCTGTGGGGGTTTAGTGGATTTTTCAGATCACTGCACAGTGTTAAGCTAGTATATGCAATTAATTTGAAATGCTCAGACTGAAGTTAGTTAGGGATCAGGTACTATATCTGTGTTAACAGGATCCCAGACCAGTGTCATAAACCCAAAATCTTTCTGCAAGTATGACATTAGCGTGTCATGTCCCACCTGGTGATTCCTCTGCATCTTCTACTGAACAATTGAATTGTTGGCAGCTTCAGATTCCTTACAGATTTCCCCATGCTATGTGCTTACTTAATTTGAGAGTCCTCTGAATACCAACTCATGCATGTTCTCACTTTCCTGATACCTTTTCCTTTTACACCGCTGATGAAATCACAGTTTTTAGCTCACATCTTTGCCAACTCCCATCTACAACAGTCTCTTGAGTTTCCAGTCTGATGCTGTccatgctgtttgctttggcCAAAGATGAAACACTTTGTTATATTAAAGGTAGTTGGTCTCCAATGTGGATTGGGTCTCTTTGTTCTTTACCACGTTTCATCTTCTCAGACTTCTTGTAGTGTGCATTTTTCAACTTGGTATGAATAATTCATAGTTCCCGTTTGGTCCTTTCTAGCTTCATAATCTTTTCTGCTAACTTCTGCATGTTGTCATGCATGACAAAGTAAGCATTAGGAGTTGGGTAACATTAAGTCTGCTCACtctccagagaaagaaactATTCAAAACTTCTCAATGTGCAAGAAGGCCAAGCATGCCGTATGTGAACTTGttaaacacatttatttagTTCTTGACAGTAACCAAACACAGTGAATGACCattataaacaagaaaaaaggcatTCCCTTTTACTTGGTCAGCTCCTGCTTtatctgtaaagaaaatatatcttcTTCCACCACCAATTTACAGGGTTGAGTTTGTTTGTCGCTGTAATGAATTGAACAGGGAAAATGACAATTTGAAACGGAGATGTTTCAACTGCAATCTGTTTCTGAGCCCAGCTTCTGTTAATGATTGACTGTAAAGCAGAGTTAAAGTTATACTAGATTTAACTGCATTCACAATTGCCATTAACTGGCTTAAATTGGctgcaaacaaataaatgaaattttaaaaaaaagagaaaaaagtcaacaaaaacacaaacaatgCAGCCACAAATACTTGGAGGCTtgttatttcagaaaggaaaaaaataaaccaaagcaAGTTTACTAAATTAATTTGTTAGACACATTTATTGAGTTGTTATTAGTAACCAACACAACGTATGACTTGTTgtaaaacaagaaacagaaaatggatcAATTCTGATTTTGGCAAATCCTACTACAGATATGTGACAGAGGGAAATGTTTAAATTTCCTTTGTATTCTGCAGTGATATATTTACAATACTTATCTCTCAGTCTGTcccttttttaattaaatgaacaGAAGGATCATAATCTAGAAATAAGTTTGCTCTACAGTCTTCTTGTTCTTTCTCGTCAGTATCCATTAATGATAGTGAAATAATGAGAGCTTTCCAAGGATTACTTGGCACACAGAACACAACTCCACTTTGATGCTGCACCAAGCcaccttttttctcttttttcttttagtttgagggagaggggggaaaagaggaagaatttcatATGTACAAAGGctgaaaagtcttttttttttctttttcttgctttctttcttttttttttttttttgtgatgctAAATTAGTTCAGGAAAACCGTATCAAAATTGTAATCACATTTACGTGTAAtactgtctttttatttttaattaccaCCAATCATATGAATGAATTTTAAGTTGAGTTTCCAACATGGCAGCTTTATTCCTACAGCATGCTTGCACATGCTGTCACGAACCCAAAGAGAGAGTGAGTTTGGGTGCATTCTAGATTATGTCAATCACAGTTGTAGCATTCCACTGAGGTTATGGGTTCTGCCTGCTCTGTCTTACTTGAGGAGCCATTCATttactgaaagagaaacaaaataaaaacaattatgcTTTAATAAAACCCAGAAATGAAATTggatgaatttaaaatattttagcacCTAAACATCCTGGAAAAGCCAGGAGGctcagttttctccttttcctgggAAAGTGTTGCCTCTGTATGAtgttgttttgttggctttttttaagCAGTATTGCAACTCAGTCATTGACCTTGCTTTTGAATAAGTGTGTTCTTATCCACCCTTCAGCATAACCATAACATTATAGTAAAGAAGGAAGTTTTATGCTGTTATTGTAAGTAATATAACTGTATGTGCATGGACTAAAAGATGTGTAAGATGCACTCCAGCTCAGAAGTGAGCCCCCAGCTGTGGCAGTGTAAGATGTTACCAGCATAAGACTGGGTTGGTTCAAAAAAACCTTTCCAGTTTGGATATTTGTTATGGCGGTGCACCTCCAAAGTgaaatttattcttttgtttgagATCAGCTGTCATCAGGACTAGctcattccccccccccccccctttttttttccagcagaataAAATAGCTTTATAAGACTTTAAAATGAGGCTAGAAAGCTGAAGGCCTGTCCCATCTGCTTATGAAAAATATCAGATGTCCCAGAATGACTTTTGTCATGGCTTTTCATGGATGTTTCTGGGCAAATTTCCTCTTCCATGTCAAATATGCAATGTTTGACTCAAACAACTATTCCCCTAGATCTTGAGtttcatttgtgtttatttgcaTACTTTGTTATGTGCTCGAGTTTCCCAAAGAAAAGAGCTCAGTGTAAGTAAAGAAAGGATTATCCTGGAGGTAGAACGTACCTCTATACTGTAGTTTCTGTGCTCTATTGTTTGGACAATCTTTTCCCTGTAAACTAAAGTTGATATTAGTTCGGATACATCGATTGTTGAGAGGCTGGACTGGTCTGAAATTGTCGCTCATGCTCAGAAAAATCTGTGATGGCTGATTCTGGCTTAGCAGTCGTAAGGAATGCATCtatacaaaacacaaaacaaggaTTTTTAGTACTGGAAATTAATGTAATTCCTCTAATTAAAAGCCATACAACACTATTAAATATACTATTTAGAAAATCAAACAGTTTCAGTGATTTGTAAGTGAGGTGGGTTGAAAGAGTCAACTTGAGATCAAACCGTTTCTTCTGCAGTCCTCTGTTTCTAAGCCCCATTTTAAACAAAGGTAGTTAATTCTGTGTGGCTTAAATAAAAATGGTATATGAGGTGTCCCTGgctgagaaggaaacaaatggaGTAGAATAGTGGGATGCAATCCATACTCTGCTATCCAAGAATGctggatggcagcagctggTGTAGAGAAAATGAACTTGATGAATGACAAGAGATAATTTCCTACAAGTTCTGTAGCTATTAGTGTGTCTTCAGTTGAGAAGATGGTTTTGGATGATGCTGCCTGAGAACCAGGTGTGGCTAGTCAGGATGGAAAGGATAATTAACAGTGACGCTACAAAAGTTATGAGTTTAATGTTAAGAATTAAAACCTCTGCCCATAGGCAGGTGTGTTTTGCATCATCTGTGGAATCTCTCTACTGTTCTAGTGGACTCTGGAATTTTTTTGAGAAGATTTAACAGAACATTTGAGTGGGTGTTAGTGGATGGTCCAGGATTTCCCATTTGTTCCAGTTTGTCCAGCAGTGGTAGGATGCAAATAGCAGACAGTGAAGGTTCTTGTAGTTACTGTGCTACCAGCATATTCTTTAATTCAAGTCAACAGAAATCTTTCAAACTTTGAGtaggaaactgaagaaaaggttAAACTTCATAACATCAGTTATTTTTGTACAACattactgtatttgttttagAATCCCTGTGCATTTACTCACAGAATTATGAAGTATCTTACGAGGACAGACCTTTGGAGATCATTTGGTTCAAACTCTCACGGCGACTAGAGTCCACCTCAaggtgtgtgtatgtgtaatTATTTTGGTAGTTCTAAATATttaggatttttattttgaaaaaatgcTCTTCATTGCTTTTGTAAGCAGAGATCCATGCAGCAGAAGATTGAATCTAATTTTGTATATATAACTagcaatatatttaaaatattctactCTTGTCCTTGACTAGATCaagtatatgtatatttattattattttttttacctgcaTTCTTGTTATGTAGACGGGTTTGTTCATTATTATCCAGCTTGCTGTTTCATAGCAGGGTGGAATTGTCATTGACCCATCATATGTAATGAAACTAGAGGTCTCTGGGTAAAGCTCCTCGATGTTAAGCCCCTGTAGTAAGTATGCATCATCTGGAGAattaagagaagaaatgaagataaagcaatgttttttaggaaaaaaaaaaaaaaaaagtgtttgcaaTCCTTACTTCAAAACATCATCTCTAGCTTACTGATATGGGAAGTGTAACAACCATGCCACAGCAGTTAGGTTAAGAAGTAATCTTGGTTTGGCTGCTTCTCCTTGGTGACAGCTCAAGTATTCACTGTGAAACTCTGAACCTCATTGAAGAAGCGGTTAAAACCTTCTTGAGGTTATTGATTTATGTGCAGCAGTCTTTGGAGAAGACTTACCATACTTTGGAGAGATTAACAATTTTGGCCTTCCCAAGGTCTTGTGTTGAACAATGAGTGTTAAAACTTAATTGCCCTTCTGCCAGGGGAGGAAGTTGAAGTTGAGGTTAATGCATGATAATAAACCTGCTCACTGAAGCCTGATGGCCTTTCATGTGCACAACAGGGGCGGATGTGCTGCTAGCTCACTCACAGTGCTAACGCCAGGGTGGAAAagcctgctggaaagcagcttacTGGGGACCTTGCTTTGATATCATAAGCCTCTCTGGGAATTAATCAAGTGTCTGTGTGTAACAGAATTCAGTCTGTGAAcatctacaaaaataaaatgaggtaGGGATAGATCCCATGTCATCAAAGTTCCTCATCCTGTTCTATTCTCTGTACATTTCCCTTTTGTAAGGCTGGGCCTCTAATGTTTTTGCAGTACTGCCAAAGCTGGAGCTTAGGCAATAGGAGTTCCTTAATAGGAAATACGCAGAGATAGCATTTAACTTTTGCTATGTTTGTGCTCAGAGAAAGCTGTGCTGGTTGTAAGTAGCAATGCTGTGTAATCTCTGTGTGTGTCTTCATTTGTGTGTGGTGTTCAGTATGGTTCATTTGCAGAGTGTGCACTAAAATGTGGGCAAGGAAAGCTGCATATTTACGCAGTTCCCTTTTCAATACACAGAGGAACTGGCATTGATTTCAACTGAATACAAGGATGTAAATATAAAGTAGAAGATTCCTGTTCAGACTAAAGAAACGTTCAAAGTGCATCTTTTCAGTCATCACCAATTGTTTAGGCATTCTTGCTTGATTCTCTGATGTTTTCCGCCTGTTTTAAATGtaaactgtttttattattaaaaaaaagaaagataatttcTTGGCCATCgagaaaagaagattttttaaatgaaagcaaagaaagaaatatgaatgATTAAGAAAGCATGTAAGATCTAAAAAAGCAGAGTAATTTAACTAGAATTTAACATATAGCTGAAGGATAAAGCTTAGATGATCACAATATTATCTAATGGGGAAGAAAGAGAACTACAGTACTGGCAACAGAAAGATCAGAGTACCAGGCAAAGCAAAtgtgatttgttttatttttattttggcatAGTGTACACACTATGCTGCTTCCAGGGTATAAGTGACGATAGCATCAGTTAAAGGGCCAAGATGAGGGTGTTATATTTGCATCTTATTGGCCAGTACCTTACAggttttttgtatttaaaatgtatttgttatttGAGGAACAAAAGTCTTGGCATGTTCCTTTGAGACTGTTAGCAATACATCTCTCAGCCACCTTTTTGTCTTCCCAGGGTAACTGCTATTCCAAGTAGCTAGAGCATCAGAGGAGAAAGTACTTCTTGGTGTCTTAGAGGCAACTGTTATCTTTGTAAAAATGCTTGTCCATCACAGGCTCATGGCCTGGGATCTACAGTCTGTTTCTAGCCACCCAGTTTTCCTCTTGAAAGTTCAAAATCATTGCTATGGTATTATGGAGCCAAAATGCTGTTGAATTTTAACAGCTAGAAGTGACTGAATACACCTGTGTCCTGTTCATTATAAACATTATTTGCAGTGCAGCAGTAATTTTGCTAGAATTACATGAGAAGAGTGTGAATTCATTTTTCAAGCCAGTGCCTGCTTTCCATGAGTCATCACACTTCTTTCCCATTCTCACGTGAACatactattattatttatgaaCCATGGAGGGTGGTATATGTTAGCTGTGAGTGGCACGAAGTCCATCAAAATTGATAGTTTCAAGCTCTAAGGACCAAATCTGCTTTGTCACATCCACGTTGACTTCAGTTGGACTAAAATGGTTTTAACAAGATTGAATTTGCCCTGGATTATTTGCTAGGAGATGGAAAGCTAACTAAAGTTTAATGCAGAGGAGGGATATTGATGATATGTATTTTTTGTGCATGCCACGCTCTAGTTGGCTAATTTGTGTTCAGAAAAGTGTACAGATTATTAACAGTAGGGTTACTTATAAAAGATACTGAAACTGATTTATTGATGGCATTAATACAGGTAATCATGGGGATTTTGGAGTTGCCTTGCAAAGCATGAATAGAGAATGTACTGTGTTACTTTGACGTGAGCTTCTTATTTGCCTATGGATGTACTATATTGTGGCTTCTAGCAGTATGGGTGCAATGTGGGGCATGGAATTCCCACTCATTCAGGCAAGCCCAATGTGTGCTGGTGCTCTGAAGGTCAGGAATGTGCTGCCTGTAGCCTTACTGAATTTTGCATCAAGTGCTAGGTTACCTTGTTTACATACTGAGGACCTGCAAAATACACAGTGCTCTTTGTGTAGCCATCTTCCCCATCAGCATCTAGCAACGGAGTTGCTTCAAATTTGATTCATTGCTCCTGTGTTCACTTGGAGTATGTTTAAGGAGAGTTGGTGGATTATACTACATGTTAAAATCCATCAGTAGTAATTAAAGAgaaactggaggagaaaatatcacttcaggaaaaaggaagatgGGTGTGAATGAAATAAGAATTTGGCCAAGAAAAAGCACTATTAATTCATGCCCGTACATGGGCTGTATTCCCATGGAAGTCAGACAGCTCAATGGGAATGCCTTGAGGAGACCTCAGAGTAAGCATTTGGTTATCACTTTTCCCATGAACagctctgttcttttcttctccccatatcttgatttaaaataataataatctgtactggaactgaaacagatttgGGTGTGGGGATTGCAGTAATACTAGGCTGCACTTAGATGTGTTGTCTCTTTTGATGATATTTACTGAAGTATGTGATCAAAATGGTTGAAAACAGTGTGATCTCTTGCCAGTAATAAACTTCTTTGGTAGACCTGTTCAGCCTTTATTAGATTATCAGCATCATTCCTCTCTATAGCCCGCACTGTTTGTCTTGTTCTGTGTGTGCCTTGGGGTGATTTCTGAACTCGTGAACTCTTCTCTAtacaaattacatttatttagaTTTCAAATTCATTCACATATAGGCCTCTGATAATTTTCATAGCAAATAATGGAAGCGCTCTTTCATCCTTAGACTTGTAACAGGTGTGTGAGGTCTGCTTTAACAGTAAAAATGAgttctttttaaggaaatagTACTAAATTGTGAATACATCAACTGAATTAAAGTAGCCCTATTCGATTTCTGAGTTTGTATCATGGTAACTCAGAAAGGGACAGTGTAGGTCTGAATAGAATACAGGGCAAGGAACGTCGAGCTCTGTAGTTATTAAATTCAGCACTGGAGTTTCTCTGTTCAtcagcctgcaggagctgctcagaCACAattgggagcagcagtgactCGCACACAGAACCCACACTCAGTCCCCAGGGCCTGCCTCATGGCGGCCGAGCTGTTCTGCTCgtggcaggagctgcaggagctcagtTCTCCAGACAGCCCACTGAAACGTGCCCCTTCGAAAATTAGGAGTCTTACCTCCAGAGATATGAAATATAAAGCTTTTCAGAATAATCTGTTAAAACTGAACTACTCTATTCACTCGTTATCTCTAAAATAGTGAAAGATTAAATttgagaaaatgcaaaattttgCAGCTCTTCTCCTTAGGTGAGCACACTTGGATGTTCCTATGGAGAATAACAAGCTCAAATTTCAGTATGGATTTTTGAGAAGCTGAAACGTTACTGCTTTTCAACGATAAGCAGACACTGGGCatagcttttcctttcagcCCTGTGGAGCATCATGTCTATAACTGTGGTCTCTCCTCTGCCCTGAGTCTCTGCTGGTTGCCCAATCTTTGCTCTGCTGGTCAGCTATTGAAGCTTGTGTGGCCAAGGAGCACAAGAAAAGCTGTGATGCTCATGTAAATGCATGGGACAGAGATGCTGTAATGGGAAACATTAGGCAGGAGCCTTTCCTTGCTCAGTGTGTGAGGTCCAATAAGTGTGTGTATATGTGGGGAGAAGAGAAGTGCTCCACTGTCAGGTGTGTATTTATAGTAAATGTCATAGAACTGCTGAGTTCAGAATGGAGTTGGATTGGCTTCGTTGTTCAAATTCTCTGTTGAATGACAAGACTCaatctttctgctgctctcttgTTCAGAAATTAGTGGGTAAAATTCTGTGCTTGCACTTCATATAGGTCTCAAATgcgttatttttttctttgtgtaaaCGTAGGATTGTAGTCCtagctgtgctgggaggggaaaAGGTAGAGTCCATGCAAAGAAATCAGGTTGTGAAGTTCAGGGATGTGTACAGAAAACTCTCCAAACATTTCCATCATAAACCTGAAGTTCAGTGACTTGATGGAGTTAAATGGATTTTTGAGTTCTCTAGAGATGCAGATGGGAAGCTTTCAAAGTAACATGTATTGTTGGAGGGTATACAGTCTGATGTACTTCATTTACAAAGATGTAAACTGGGCAAAGTCTAATAGGGCTGAGAACTCAGTTCTGCTGTCCTGACATCCAGTCTCATTCCAGTTACAAACAACTCTGTCTCTTCCTTCATAGATGCTGGTCTATAATATTTTCATAATCTGATCATAGTCTGGTATCATTTAGTGTACTAACTTTATGGCTGCTTGGAATTCAAGTGATTATTTGACAAAGGGAATAATGTTTTCAGTGTAGAGGTTTAATTTATTCTGTTGAGGTCTATGTATTTTTCGTGTCTTTCTCTGAATTACCCTGACTTTAACTGATGCTTAAGCTTCTGTTTTCCACTTATTTAATATGCTAATGTGGAAGTATTGAGCATTATCAGTTAAAGGCTTTCCAAATGTGAATACAACGAATATACATGCTATGTTGATGATCTCTTTATATACATATTACATGCAGTAATAGTTAAATAGAAATGACATCCTTCTGTGCAAAAAGAAAGCGTTAATGAATACTGTATCCACAGCTGCATGTTAAAATAGGCAGTGATGCAGCATCTTGTTGTAATTTGAATTGGAGTAATTCAGGCTGCTATGGAGTAATTCAGGCTGCTATATATGGTACTTCTGCTGCTAACAGTAAGCAGTTTTACCTGCGTGTTCTGTGcaaatatattacatatatttattaaatatattttcatcaaTTTACTGTTTGTTCAAACATAAAATAGGCTTTCAAGTTCAAAAATAATCTTATGAACTTGTGACCTTATTAGATGTTTTCAAGTTTATCATGTAGATTCGCTAGCAATGCAAGCTTTGTAACTTTTTCTCATAGCAATGTTTCTCTTGATGCAGTGAGTAATTAAGTATGTTATTTGATGCGAAATGCATATAGCTATCATAAATGAAAAGTAACTTACTTTTATACGTTATTCTTGTTATAGTGTCTCTGTTAAGCATACGATTTAGAAATGGATTTGATGATTCAGATAcctaaagaagaggaaatgaacAGTGTCAAAACTTTCAGACAAACATCCCTCTCTGGAGCTGCACTTGTGCTGTGCCCGTTCTCTCCATCCCAGGGCCTCGACCTACTGGGAGAGGTTCATTTCTAATTGAGTCATTCATCTCACATTTCATACAAGAATAACAAATCTAAGAAATCAATAACTTTTGTCATAGCCACTAAACTTTTATGAGTGGTGTTATGATATcattaattttctctctttatcccttttcatttttttttttcattatattttaacTGCTTTAGAGCAGGAATTGTGTGTTTGGTTCCTAGGATGAGGCTGTCTTGTGATTCCAGATCAGAGCCTCCAGGCACTGCAGTGCCATAACGAGTCCAGTTTCTGCATTTTACAGTTTATGGAAAACAAGTCCACCACCTATACATTAGATGCAGGTAACACTGAATACTTACTTTCATAAATATGGAAACTACCACCAACCCATTAGGACTCTTTGCAGCTTCTGTGACGTTTGTGTACAACTCATGGTTGTAGTGGATCAGTTGAACctagaaaacagagaaaggaaagattaCAATTGAACAGTAGCAATTGTACTATGCACTGTTCGCAAATACTCTATACACCAATTGGTCTATATTGGGAGCTCATCTATGTttaggatattttttttaacagtgcaGTTTTTCAGAGATTTGTGGTGTGCATGATTTTAATAATTTCAGCTACCATCTGGCTTCAGCTGGTACAGCACCaacatgttttcttctaaattgCCAGTAAGTGAATTTACCCTCATCAAGTTATGAATTGCACTGCAGGGGGTGACATCATTTCCCCAGTGAAACAGCATTTGCCATGGGCAGCAAGTAATCTGTGCTTTTCAGCATCGAGCCAAGCACAGGGGAGTCAGGGGCTGAAATATTTGTAGAAACATATGTGATGCAGGATTGGAAGTGTTTAAAGCAGGACTTGCAGAATTCAAAATACTGATATCCATTGGCTTCAATTTTAACAAACTCAGTTACAAAAGCTCCTACAGTGAAGTGCTTATTGTATTACTGTTAACCAGGATCTGCCTTGTGGGCTTTCTAGTGTGAAGATCCCTCAAGCCTTATTCTACCCCTGCCCCAGTCCCTGAGCAATGTGGTTTTAGTGCTTGGATGTGGATACAAAAAGGGTAGTGGGAATTCCGAAAGGAAAGAGAATACTTGCATTAGTAAGATTAGGTCTTTGGCATGTAGCTTTACAATTCACAACTAATggttcacaggaaaaaaaaggtcagaaTTACTGTTACTATGTGttaatttcagttattttacCCTCTCTGGATAGGAAACTATTGGCTGACCTTTTTACAGTCCACATAGTTGGTGTGTTTTAAGGCAAGTAAACAAACCAGAACAgaacaaatgtaaaaatgtcaaaatagCCAATGAAGACATCTACTGAATTCTGACAGCTAGGAAGCAGAATGAATGCAGTAAGCTTTCTAAAGGTCCTGCAAGGAATCAGAGCATTTACAGTACAGCACGCAGACACTGCAGGCTCATTAGTCATTGCTTTGTGGTACTTCTGAATTTCCATAACATTGTGGCTCTGGGAACTGCCCTCACTGAAATGACAAGGTTTACTAACATATCCTTCTTTTCATGTACAACTAATCGTTCTGGCAACCAGACTAACTTGTGAATTATCAAAGAAATAAGAGCTGAGATCTGTTTTAAACTAGAATTCCTTCTGTAATGAGTCCTAGAATAGAAATGGATTAGATGAACCAAGTTTATCTCACAGACCAAAATGCTGGTGAAGGAACAGCTAAACGGAAGGGCCAAATTCTCCTTCCACCCTTGGAAGCATGTCAGTGTGAAGCTTTTATTCTTACTGATAGGACTCATGGGAACAAAACTCTTCAAGTATGTATGAGCATGTAGAGAATATTTGTCTCAGACCcacaggaaggagcagtgcagtTCTGCCCTGGTGTAATGTGTTACATTGCAATGAGCTCGTGATACTGTCCTGGCTCTGGTGGACCTCTTTGACAGCAGTGCGACGCAATTCTGTCTGTGTAAAACTGGCATTCAGACTGCAGGCAGATATAAGTGTCTGTGGGAATGAGATAACGTGTTGAACTGCTTAGAAGTTAGAATAGGTATTTCCTGTGCTGATCTACAAACGATCTCCCCGCACTATATTGTGCCGTCTGTACAAGGAAAGAACCTGTTTGAGAACTTTTTCTTTACCGGTGATTTGAAGTGGTTTTCCTATCAAGTTTGCAGTTCCTGCAGGTCTGTACATGTCTGCCCCGCACCAGCTCTCCTTACCACACCTCAGACTGGTTGTGAATGGGGTGTTTTTGCGGAATCTTGTTTCCCTGTATTTATTTCCCTCACTAAGCATTATTGTTTCTCAAAGCACTCAGTGCTGAATGaagacagattttcttttttcttctgaaagctgtCACTTGCTTTATGTTAGGGTTGTATCTTTCTTCCCTGCAGCCAAATcaattttaaagctgtttccaTGGCACCATGGTTGAATTCAatggttttctcttttttttttttagattttttttctttttaaaaacaagagacataattttcatgtttctcaCATGGAGCAGACTAATTTAGAAAGGTACAAATGAATAATGATGTCTAAGATATAGAATATTACATGCAGGATTAAAGATATGTTTCCCTATAAAAGTTCTTCTTTTTGGAATAACTTCCTTAAAGGTGCCTGAAATACCTGTAATCCTACAGTCTGCATTGAATattacaagttttttttt is part of the Gallus gallus isolate bGalGal1 chromosome 18, bGalGal1.mat.broiler.GRCg7b, whole genome shotgun sequence genome and encodes:
- the CA10 gene encoding carbonic anhydrase-related protein 10 isoform X2 produces the protein MFRLPDFLLGLLEYLLLSFPSVTACCQFTQCLQSVNTNVHQWQKPSAEPPRSRALTAAVLRCLCWWILPLRNSLNVRRLIQKVSGTMYNTGRHVSLRLDKEHLVNISGGPMTYSHRLEEIRLHFGSEDSQGSEHLLNGQAFSGEVQLIHYNHELYTNVTEAAKSPNGLVVVSIFMKVSESSNPFLNRMLNRDTITRITYKNDAYLLQGLNIEELYPETSSFITYDGSMTIPPCYETASWIIMNKPVYITRMQMHSLRLLSQNQPSQIFLSMSDNFRPVQPLNNRCIRTNINFSLQGKDCPNNRAQKLQYRVNEWLLK
- the CA10 gene encoding carbonic anhydrase-related protein 10 isoform X1, whose protein sequence is MEIVWEVLFLLQANFIVCISAQQNSPKIHEGWWAYKEVVQGSFVPVPSFWGLVNSAWNLCSVGKRQSPVNIETSHMIFDPFLTPLRINTGGRKVSGTMYNTGRHVSLRLDKEHLVNISGGPMTYSHRLEEIRLHFGSEDSQGSEHLLNGQAFSGEVQLIHYNHELYTNVTEAAKSPNGLVVVSIFMKVSESSNPFLNRMLNRDTITRITYKNDAYLLQGLNIEELYPETSSFITYDGSMTIPPCYETASWIIMNKPVYITRMQMHSLRLLSQNQPSQIFLSMSDNFRPVQPLNNRCIRTNINFSLQGKDCPNNRAQKLQYRVNEWLLK